A region of Photobacterium sanguinicancri DNA encodes the following proteins:
- a CDS encoding NDP-sugar synthase — protein MKGMILAAGKGTRVKPITQTIPKPMIPILGKPVMESMIQLFASHSIDKIVVNTSHLAEVIENYFGDGHHFNVQLSYSYEGEMKDGKFISKALGSAGGMRKIQDFSGFFDDTFVVVCGDAWIDLDLTEAVRRHKEKGGIATIVTRNVAISEVSKYGVVVADDYGRVTSFQEKPSEEEALSTEINTGIYIFEPAIFDFIPAGQEFDIGSELFPALVDNDVRFYATNMDFQWLDVGNISDIWGVTSEILHGKVPGYPIPGTQVKPGIWVGINTVFDPDNCHITPPVIISSGCDIQQGATITGPAVIGANCKVETNAVINKSLVSDYIHVSGSAFVENKTVFGDYFISHDGYTQSLIEMDAIHMLKDRRTSQPLLSHHQGQGVLFSQKPEEVTVTK, from the coding sequence ATGAAGGGAATGATTCTTGCCGCAGGGAAAGGCACGCGAGTAAAACCTATTACTCAAACAATCCCCAAGCCTATGATCCCTATTTTGGGTAAGCCCGTTATGGAATCCATGATTCAGCTTTTTGCTTCGCATAGTATTGATAAAATTGTTGTCAATACTAGCCACCTTGCTGAAGTGATTGAAAACTATTTCGGGGATGGACACCACTTTAATGTCCAGCTGTCGTATTCGTATGAAGGCGAAATGAAAGACGGTAAATTCATCAGCAAAGCATTGGGCTCTGCGGGTGGTATGAGAAAGATTCAAGATTTTTCTGGATTCTTCGATGACACCTTTGTTGTGGTGTGCGGTGATGCTTGGATTGATCTCGATTTAACTGAAGCGGTTAGACGTCACAAAGAAAAAGGCGGCATTGCCACTATCGTTACACGCAATGTAGCTATTAGTGAAGTCAGCAAATACGGTGTTGTTGTTGCTGATGACTACGGGCGAGTAACCAGTTTCCAAGAAAAACCATCGGAAGAAGAAGCATTATCGACTGAAATTAATACGGGCATCTATATTTTCGAGCCCGCGATTTTTGACTTTATTCCTGCTGGTCAAGAGTTTGATATTGGTAGCGAGTTATTCCCTGCATTGGTCGACAATGATGTGCGCTTTTACGCTACGAATATGGATTTTCAGTGGTTAGATGTGGGTAATATCAGCGATATTTGGGGTGTTACTAGCGAAATATTACACGGTAAAGTCCCTGGTTATCCCATTCCAGGAACTCAAGTGAAGCCTGGCATTTGGGTTGGCATTAATACAGTTTTTGACCCTGATAATTGCCACATTACGCCGCCAGTGATTATTAGCAGTGGTTGTGATATTCAACAGGGCGCAACGATTACTGGGCCTGCAGTTATCGGAGCTAACTGTAAAGTTGAAACAAATGCCGTTATTAATAAAAGCCTAGTGAGTGATTACATTCATGTTTCTGGTTCTGCTTTTGTTGAGAATAAAACGGTTTTTGGTGATTACTTCATTAGTCATGATGGTTATACACAATCTTTGATCGAGATGGATGCGATACACATGCTGAAAGATCGCCGAACAAGTCAGCCATTGTTATCTCATCATCAAGGGCAGGGTGTTTTATTTTCACAAAAGCCAGAAGAAGTCACAGTGACTAAATAG
- a CDS encoding STAS domain-containing protein, whose amino-acid sequence MQYEAFNQGQCTILQIKEDRFDAKLAPSFRAVIEEKVNEIDTQLVLDLTDVRFMDSSGLGAVMGAYKLLKGKKISVVNPQRAVKELLKLTRMDKLIASYDSIEDAVSTVA is encoded by the coding sequence ATGCAATACGAAGCTTTCAACCAAGGTCAATGCACAATTCTTCAAATAAAAGAGGATCGCTTTGACGCTAAATTAGCGCCAAGTTTTCGCGCAGTGATTGAAGAAAAAGTAAATGAAATTGATACGCAGCTTGTACTCGATCTCACCGATGTGCGCTTTATGGATAGCAGCGGGCTTGGTGCCGTTATGGGTGCGTACAAATTACTTAAGGGTAAAAAAATCAGCGTAGTGAACCCGCAGCGAGCTGTAAAAGAACTGCTGAAATTAACTCGTATGGATAAGTTGATTGCGAGTTACGATTCAATCGAAGACGCCGTTAGCACTGTTGCGTAG
- a CDS encoding fused response regulator/phosphatase encodes MNDILVVDDNRTMLIFMERVLTKRGFTVTTANDGAQALAVLEECPQIQFVLSDWMMPEMDGIELCSRLKSGSYSRYIFFVLLSGKDDQDSIINGINAGADDFVVKDTHVDEIAARVKAGFRTLGLHNQITAKNDELDSAYAIMKKDLESAGDLLKRLLPAERKLSGVEISYVSLPSAQIGGDMLGYMQLDEENVGFYLLDVAGHGVSSALMSFSVQQSIAVNSGKGSIVKSPTEETPFYQINSPDSVLKHLNDQYLSDDHNLLYFTMVYSVLNVKTGVLEFAIAGHPPLVWLHAATGKAEFIGQDSFVVGAFDFVEYQTAKVQLEPGDKIWIYSDGITEAEKGSEQFTEERLRQTVMDIKHHPTTVQTDMLVNRVRDWQRSEQFDDDVSVLVVEWTGYSEGEQSCNTKLSTKVNAQFFK; translated from the coding sequence ATGAATGACATTCTTGTAGTAGATGACAACAGAACCATGCTTATCTTTATGGAGCGAGTATTAACCAAGCGTGGTTTTACGGTAACAACCGCCAATGATGGTGCACAAGCTTTAGCTGTATTAGAAGAATGCCCGCAGATTCAATTTGTATTAAGCGATTGGATGATGCCTGAAATGGATGGTATCGAACTTTGTAGTCGGCTCAAATCGGGTTCTTATTCTCGTTATATTTTCTTTGTATTGCTGTCTGGTAAAGATGATCAAGACTCTATTATCAATGGCATTAACGCTGGTGCTGATGACTTTGTCGTTAAAGACACTCATGTTGATGAGATAGCAGCACGTGTTAAAGCAGGCTTTCGTACCTTAGGTCTTCATAATCAAATAACAGCAAAAAATGATGAACTTGATTCCGCCTACGCCATTATGAAGAAAGATCTAGAGTCTGCTGGCGATTTATTAAAACGTTTATTGCCCGCAGAACGAAAACTCTCCGGTGTTGAAATAAGTTATGTCTCTTTACCTAGCGCTCAAATTGGCGGTGACATGCTGGGCTACATGCAGCTAGATGAAGAGAATGTCGGATTCTATTTACTCGATGTCGCAGGGCATGGTGTTTCATCTGCATTAATGTCTTTCTCTGTTCAACAGAGTATTGCTGTAAATTCAGGTAAAGGTTCGATTGTTAAATCACCGACAGAAGAAACACCTTTTTATCAAATTAACTCACCTGATAGCGTCCTTAAACATTTAAACGATCAGTATTTAAGTGACGACCATAATTTGCTTTATTTCACCATGGTGTATTCGGTTTTAAATGTAAAAACAGGCGTGTTGGAATTTGCTATCGCTGGGCATCCGCCTTTAGTGTGGCTACACGCAGCCACGGGTAAAGCTGAATTTATTGGGCAGGACAGTTTTGTTGTTGGTGCGTTTGATTTTGTTGAATACCAAACAGCAAAAGTGCAATTAGAGCCAGGTGATAAAATCTGGATTTATTCTGATGGGATAACAGAGGCAGAAAAAGGTTCAGAGCAGTTTACCGAAGAGAGATTAAGACAAACGGTGATGGACATTAAACACCATCCAACCACTGTACAAACAGATATGTTAGTTAATCGCGTTAGGGATTGGCAACGGTCAGAACAATTTGACGATGACGTGAGCGTACTCGTAGTCGAATGGACAGGTTATTCAGAAGGGGAACAATCATGCAATACGAAGCTTTCAACCAAGGTCAATGCACAATTCTTCAAATAA
- a CDS encoding beta strand repeat-containing protein, whose amino-acid sequence MQGTKDNDKVMGTEGDDGINVLSGSDQVEAKGGDDFVVGGEGSDTLSGGAGDDTIFGDVEYGQEPPAEPAVDDKWGDAQTVYSYTAPTSEEPKEEVTHSARLGNYVVDDTGSMTTKFTVDPKHTSVVVQLTDSAGNVITSVPATVSETGEILVDITFTKEQVGTDQLVSFTLIDPEGNPITDIESVEFVAHNIYDDTITGGDGADSLFGQQGSDTIYGGTGDDFIDGDINDDKLYGDEGNDVIIGGSGDDELHGGTGNDTLLGSDGNDKLYGDEGDDLLLGELGDDVLDGGAGNDTLIGDDGNDIITGGTGDDKLFGGLGTDTLDGGEGKDEIHGDAGVDTITGGSGDDFILGGTGDDIIDGGADNDLILGGDDNDTITGGEGNDSLFGEQGNDLVKGGAGDDMVYGGVGNDNLSGGTGSDQLFGGEGNDVLDGGEGSDILHANEGADVISAGDGDDFVYAGSGDDVISGGAGHDTLFGETGNNIVDAGTGDDTVYTDSGNDTITTGDGHDTVFAGAGDNTITTGADNDTVYSAEGDDTIDSGDGHDIVYAGEGDNSIDAGTGNDNIYAGSGTDTITAGEGDDNVFAGAGNDTIYANSGADNVYAGAGDDIIEGESGNNALFGEDGADTINAGLNSSALYGGAGNDVLTGSDESDQLHGGGDDDVLVGNKGDDLLEGNGGNDALSGGEGIDTLLGGSGDDSLLGGDGNDTLVGGSGDDKLLGESGDDVLAGGAGNDYLDGGEGVSQLYGDDGDDTLISADQNDILGGGDGNDTITSNAGDDTIFAGGGTDTIDAGEGNDTIYGESGDNQITAGTGNDTIYGGIDSDTIDAGDGNDMIYGGDGTDTIIAGAGDDHVDAGSGNDKLDGGAGNDALFGGDGADTLVGGEGFDFLAGGEGNDTLTDDGQDTLLGEGGDDTLIAAASGSHQIYGGAGDDTLIGSDTDDTLYGGSDQDTITGGKGDDTLFAGDGNDTITAGEGDDTVYGEAGNNTIDLGEGTNTLFGGSGNDTVTAGSGDDLLYGAEGNDNISGGAGVDQIEGGAGKDTLKGEAGDDVILGGDGNDTLEGGDGADKLFAGTGDDTLKGGAGQDELHAEFGNNTLSGGDDNDTLYGGTGNDVLQGDAGDDRLEGFDGNDTLEGGLGDDTLNAGSGNDTLSGGDGDDSLTADSGNNILDGGAGTDTLKAGDGDDQLSGGEGNDNLTAGDGDNTLDGGEGNDKLYAGSGNDVMTGGLGNDYLSAGNGANKLSGEEGNDSLYSGSGSDQLDGGVGDDYLNAGSGDDTLKGGVGNDKLYAGSGNDVLEGGEGNDKLYGQNNDDQLTGGLGNDSLYGGSGNDSLYGGDGTDLLKGDSGNDVIFAGNDNDTVKGGSGDDVIYGEQGDDKLTGDSGSDTIYGGIGNDIIDGGTGNDTLSAGEGDDTVKGGDGDDNIDGGVGNDTLDGGADDDIIFGQSGDDTLDGGAGSDQLFAGSGNDTLIFDKEDIAQTDGVTVHFSGGEGFDVLSVGNDGDSQVIDMTQTAYQEIEGVVVSATDAELKIALDKVLVNDTAGDANGQFVCSGAESLDLQGFGWTLDSSNSSMDSNLQAAYEAQNIDVSSLTGYTFSNSEGKEVTIWSDSDSQNISFNDADI is encoded by the coding sequence ATGCAAGGGACTAAAGACAACGATAAAGTCATGGGCACGGAAGGCGATGATGGTATTAATGTTCTTTCAGGTAGCGACCAAGTAGAAGCCAAAGGCGGCGATGACTTTGTAGTCGGCGGTGAAGGTAGCGATACATTATCTGGCGGTGCTGGCGATGATACGATTTTTGGTGATGTCGAATATGGTCAAGAGCCACCAGCCGAACCTGCGGTTGATGACAAGTGGGGCGATGCTCAGACAGTCTATAGCTACACCGCACCGACATCAGAAGAACCCAAAGAAGAAGTCACGCACAGTGCTCGACTTGGCAATTATGTTGTTGACGATACAGGCTCAATGACAACCAAATTCACAGTTGATCCTAAGCATACCTCTGTTGTTGTCCAACTAACCGACTCAGCGGGCAATGTCATCACATCAGTACCAGCAACAGTGAGTGAGACAGGCGAGATCCTTGTCGATATTACATTCACCAAAGAGCAAGTCGGCACTGACCAACTGGTTAGCTTTACGTTAATCGACCCTGAAGGCAACCCAATTACGGATATCGAGTCAGTCGAATTTGTCGCACATAACATCTATGACGATACCATTACAGGTGGTGATGGCGCTGATAGCCTCTTTGGTCAACAAGGTTCAGATACTATCTATGGTGGCACTGGGGATGACTTCATTGATGGTGATATCAATGACGATAAACTGTACGGCGATGAAGGCAATGATGTGATCATCGGTGGTAGTGGTGATGACGAATTACACGGCGGCACTGGCAACGATACTTTGCTAGGCAGTGACGGTAACGACAAGCTATATGGTGACGAAGGCGATGACTTGCTGCTAGGCGAGCTTGGCGACGATGTTCTTGATGGTGGTGCTGGCAACGACACACTCATTGGTGATGACGGCAATGACATTATTACAGGTGGCACAGGTGACGATAAACTCTTTGGCGGCCTAGGAACAGATACCCTTGATGGTGGCGAAGGCAAAGATGAAATTCACGGTGACGCAGGTGTCGATACCATCACTGGTGGCTCTGGAGATGATTTTATTCTTGGCGGTACGGGCGACGATATTATCGATGGCGGCGCTGATAATGACTTAATCCTCGGTGGTGATGATAACGACACCATTACTGGTGGCGAAGGCAACGATAGTTTATTTGGTGAACAAGGCAATGACCTTGTTAAAGGTGGCGCTGGCGACGACATGGTTTATGGCGGTGTCGGTAACGATAATCTCAGTGGCGGCACGGGCAGCGACCAATTATTTGGTGGCGAAGGCAATGACGTACTAGATGGTGGTGAGGGTAGCGATATTCTTCACGCCAACGAAGGCGCTGATGTGATTAGCGCGGGCGATGGTGACGATTTCGTCTACGCAGGTAGCGGTGATGATGTCATTTCAGGTGGTGCAGGACACGATACCCTATTCGGTGAAACGGGCAACAATATTGTTGATGCTGGAACAGGCGACGACACGGTTTACACCGATTCAGGCAACGATACCATCACAACAGGCGATGGTCACGATACTGTTTTTGCAGGAGCTGGTGATAACACCATTACCACAGGGGCAGACAACGACACAGTCTACAGCGCCGAAGGTGATGACACCATAGACAGCGGTGACGGCCACGATATTGTTTACGCGGGTGAAGGCGATAACAGTATTGATGCAGGTACAGGCAACGATAACATTTATGCAGGCAGCGGCACGGATACCATCACTGCGGGTGAAGGTGACGATAACGTTTTTGCGGGTGCAGGTAACGATACCATTTATGCCAACTCAGGCGCGGATAATGTTTATGCTGGCGCTGGTGATGACATTATTGAAGGTGAAAGCGGCAACAACGCCCTCTTTGGTGAAGACGGTGCTGATACCATTAATGCCGGCCTTAATAGCAGTGCGCTTTACGGTGGTGCAGGCAATGATGTACTAACAGGTTCGGATGAATCAGACCAGCTACACGGCGGCGGTGATGATGACGTGCTGGTTGGTAATAAAGGCGACGATTTACTTGAAGGTAATGGCGGTAATGATGCACTTAGCGGCGGCGAAGGGATAGATACCCTACTCGGCGGCTCGGGTGACGATAGCTTACTCGGTGGTGACGGTAACGATACGCTAGTCGGTGGTTCGGGCGATGACAAACTACTTGGTGAATCTGGCGATGATGTACTGGCAGGCGGCGCGGGTAATGACTACCTAGACGGTGGTGAAGGTGTTAGCCAACTCTACGGTGATGATGGTGATGATACCCTGATCAGTGCCGACCAAAACGATATTCTTGGTGGTGGTGACGGTAACGATACAATTACATCAAACGCAGGTGATGACACCATCTTTGCAGGTGGTGGTACAGACACCATAGACGCAGGCGAAGGTAACGATACTATCTACGGTGAATCGGGTGATAACCAAATTACCGCAGGGACAGGTAACGATACGATTTATGGCGGTATCGACAGCGACACGATCGATGCAGGTGACGGCAACGATATGATTTATGGCGGTGACGGCACAGATACCATCATAGCTGGCGCTGGCGATGACCACGTCGATGCAGGCAGCGGCAATGACAAACTCGACGGCGGCGCAGGTAACGATGCCCTCTTTGGCGGCGATGGTGCCGATACCTTAGTGGGCGGTGAAGGTTTTGACTTCTTAGCGGGTGGTGAAGGCAACGATACCCTAACCGATGATGGTCAAGATACCCTACTCGGCGAGGGCGGCGACGATACCTTAATTGCAGCAGCGAGCGGTAGTCACCAAATTTACGGTGGCGCTGGCGACGATACCCTTATCGGTAGTGATACTGATGACACCCTATACGGCGGTAGTGACCAAGATACGATCACCGGCGGTAAAGGCGACGACACCCTATTTGCAGGTGACGGCAACGATACCATCACCGCTGGTGAAGGTGACGATACCGTATACGGCGAAGCAGGCAATAACACGATCGACCTCGGTGAAGGTACCAATACCTTATTTGGTGGTAGCGGCAACGATACGGTGACCGCAGGCAGTGGCGACGATCTCCTTTACGGCGCTGAAGGCAACGACAATATCTCAGGTGGCGCGGGTGTCGATCAAATTGAAGGTGGCGCAGGCAAAGATACCCTTAAAGGTGAAGCTGGCGATGATGTCATTCTCGGTGGTGACGGCAACGATACCCTCGAAGGGGGCGATGGTGCTGATAAACTCTTCGCTGGCACAGGTGACGATACCCTTAAAGGTGGTGCAGGCCAAGATGAACTTCATGCCGAGTTTGGCAATAATACCCTCTCAGGTGGCGATGATAACGACACACTCTATGGCGGTACTGGCAACGATGTCCTTCAAGGTGACGCGGGCGATGATCGCCTCGAAGGCTTCGACGGTAATGACACATTAGAAGGCGGATTAGGTGACGATACGCTTAACGCTGGTTCAGGTAACGATACACTGTCAGGTGGTGATGGCGACGATAGCCTAACGGCCGATTCTGGTAACAACATCCTTGATGGTGGCGCAGGCACAGATACATTAAAAGCAGGTGATGGTGATGACCAACTCTCTGGCGGAGAAGGTAACGATAATTTAACCGCAGGCGATGGTGATAACACCCTCGATGGTGGTGAAGGTAACGATAAGCTGTACGCAGGGAGCGGTAACGATGTCATGACTGGCGGTTTGGGTAACGATTACCTCAGTGCGGGTAACGGTGCCAACAAACTGTCTGGCGAAGAAGGTAACGATAGCCTTTATTCAGGCAGCGGCAGCGACCAACTTGATGGCGGCGTTGGTGACGACTATCTCAATGCTGGTTCAGGTGACGATACGCTTAAAGGCGGTGTAGGTAACGATAAACTCTACGCGGGTAGCGGCAATGATGTACTCGAGGGCGGTGAAGGCAACGATAAACTGTACGGCCAAAACAATGATGACCAACTTACAGGTGGTTTAGGCAACGACAGTTTATACGGTGGTTCAGGTAACGACAGTTTATACGGTGGTGATGGTACCGACTTGTTAAAAGGTGATAGCGGCAACGACGTTATCTTTGCGGGAAATGATAATGATACTGTCAAAGGCGGCAGTGGCGATGATGTTATCTACGGCGAACAAGGCGACGATAAACTCACCGGTGATAGTGGTAGCGATACCATTTACGGCGGCATAGGTAACGATATAATTGACGGTGGTACTGGTAACGATACTCTTTCGGCTGGCGAAGGTGACGATACCGTCAAAGGCGGCGACGGCGACGATAACATTGATGGTGGTGTAGGTAATGACACCCTCGATGGCGGTGCTGATGACGATATTATCTTTGGTCAAAGTGGTGATGATACCTTAGATGGAGGGGCTGGCTCTGATCAATTGTTCGCTGGTAGCGGCAACGATACCCTTATCTTCGACAAGGAAGATATAGCACAAACAGATGGGGTTACCGTTCACTTTAGCGGCGGCGAAGGCTTTGACGTACTGTCTGTCGGTAACGATGGCGATAGTCAAGTCATCGATATGACCCAAACCGCTTACCAAGAAATTGAAGGTGTTGTCGTAAGCGCAACCGATGCTGAACTGAAAATTGCCCTTGATAAAGTACTCGTCAACGACACCGCTGGCGATGCTAACGGGCAGTTTGTTTGTTCTGGCGCAGAGTCACTCGATTTACAAGGCTTTGGCTGGACACTCGATAGTAGCAACTCAAGTATGGACAGTAACTTACAAGCGGCCTACGAAGCCCAAAACATTGATGTGAGCTCACTCACTGGTTACACCTTCAGTAATAGTGAAGGCAAAGAGGTTACTATCTGGAGTGATAGTGATAGCCAAAACATCAGTTTCAACGACGCTGATATTTAA
- a CDS encoding HlyD family type I secretion periplasmic adaptor subunit, producing MDNSTFDTKRLIIFGCVFVLLTVGVFISWAVTAKLNAASIASGTLVVESQRKKVQHLQGGWVKAIYVSEGQQVEAGDVLLELANSKAESDFRRLILRAVSLQSQHDRLEAELNLRKEVNWQVKALPIISELDEIELSNIINTHTMQFQQALLRDDLRAGQFEQRKLLLDEQLRGAKFQLRAIRRQLDLVKQEIEMTASLLKKGYVAKTRMLELQRHQASIEAQIAELDSEKEVLARQLVSLAQDYDTETIEIQQDLTAQLELTDKELRDVKQALTAATDIRSRVTIRSEHSGTVVGMNVHSVGGVVNAGDVMMEIVPNSDELIVEALIKPEDIDVVHQGLEAKVRLSSFNVRRTPPVQGEVIYVAADRLMPKKESQQTGYLVKVKLNKADIERLGDVELYPGMPTEVFILLESQTMWEYLSAPLFSSYYRAFRES from the coding sequence GTGGATAATTCTACTTTTGATACTAAACGGTTAATCATCTTCGGTTGTGTCTTTGTACTACTGACTGTTGGTGTCTTCATTTCATGGGCTGTAACCGCCAAACTCAATGCCGCCTCCATCGCATCAGGTACTTTGGTTGTTGAATCTCAGCGTAAAAAAGTTCAGCACTTACAGGGTGGCTGGGTAAAGGCGATCTATGTGTCTGAAGGGCAGCAAGTTGAAGCGGGTGACGTATTGCTGGAATTGGCAAACAGTAAGGCAGAGTCAGATTTTAGGCGCTTAATACTCCGCGCAGTGTCTTTGCAGTCGCAGCATGATCGCTTAGAAGCAGAGCTTAATTTACGTAAAGAGGTGAATTGGCAAGTAAAGGCATTGCCGATTATCTCGGAGCTTGATGAGATTGAGCTAAGTAACATTATTAATACGCATACGATGCAATTTCAGCAAGCTTTGTTAAGAGATGATCTTCGTGCTGGCCAATTTGAACAACGCAAGTTGTTATTAGATGAGCAGCTACGTGGGGCTAAATTCCAACTAAGGGCTATTCGTCGCCAACTGGATTTAGTTAAACAAGAGATTGAAATGACGGCAAGTCTACTCAAAAAAGGCTATGTAGCGAAAACGCGGATGTTAGAACTACAGCGTCATCAGGCTAGCATTGAAGCTCAAATTGCTGAATTGGATTCTGAAAAAGAAGTATTAGCGCGCCAATTAGTGTCATTAGCACAAGACTATGACACAGAAACAATTGAAATTCAGCAAGACCTGACTGCACAGCTTGAGTTAACAGATAAAGAACTTCGTGATGTGAAGCAAGCATTAACGGCTGCAACCGATATTCGCTCCCGAGTAACGATTCGAAGTGAGCATAGCGGCACGGTCGTGGGTATGAATGTGCACAGCGTGGGCGGTGTCGTTAATGCCGGTGACGTGATGATGGAGATAGTCCCTAATAGTGACGAGTTAATCGTAGAAGCCTTAATTAAACCTGAAGATATTGATGTAGTTCATCAGGGGTTAGAAGCCAAAGTTCGATTGAGTTCTTTTAATGTGCGCCGTACCCCACCAGTGCAAGGCGAGGTGATTTATGTCGCAGCAGATCGATTAATGCCTAAAAAAGAATCACAGCAAACAGGTTACTTGGTTAAGGTGAAGTTGAATAAAGCCGATATCGAAAGGTTAGGGGATGTTGAACTTTATCCAGGTATGCCAACCGAAGTTTTTATTTTATTAGAGAGCCAAACAATGTGGGAATACCTTTCTGCTCCCTTGTTTAGTTCTTATTACCGTGCATTTAGAGAGTCGTAA
- a CDS encoding type I secretion system permease/ATPase, protein MLLTHLNKAFADCKRDLVFVGFFSLAINFLVLTLPIYSLQLFDRVLSSASLDTLFALLVIAVLLLSAQAVIEHVRTQLLQKSGLKLDVSLSPSLLADSIRQSSQQNRIQKRGLQDLAELRNFLVTPSTSAIFDIPWVPVFLLILFLLHPYIGAVALIGSLIFAVLAVLMMYAARKPSGHSQDLAAKTSMELNDYLRNAPTLRAMGMADNVGNIWNKRNSEQLDLQWQLNSRTGQLLAVSRYFRTLLQVVILTVGVMLALDQQIGTGAIIASSILMARVLAPFEQAVSGWKGWYSAYQAYHRLKNMECSKAQQAKTALPEPRGELLLKQVGLKFDTQKEPVLQNISFKLGAGNALAIMGNSGSGKSTLAALIMGIHKPSMGAIKIDGAALELWPEEQFGRHIGYLPQEVGLLAGTVAENICRFSEASADDIIHAARLACVHELIISLPKGYDTYLGEGGMQLSGGQKQRIGLARAIFSNPSVLVLDEPNSNLDPEGEVALAIVLQYCKENSITVVMISHRPGFLRQMDWVIVLKDGKIEKAGTCDKFLGAMSEVDGADKVTASTSRPSSAAQVGGARG, encoded by the coding sequence TTGCTACTCACCCATTTAAATAAAGCATTTGCAGATTGTAAGAGAGACTTAGTTTTTGTTGGGTTTTTTAGCCTCGCGATTAACTTTTTAGTTCTTACTCTGCCGATTTATAGCTTACAACTTTTTGATCGCGTGCTCAGCAGTGCAAGTTTAGATACCTTGTTTGCGTTGTTAGTGATTGCTGTATTATTACTGTCTGCACAGGCGGTTATCGAACATGTCCGTACACAATTGTTGCAAAAGTCGGGTTTAAAGTTAGATGTATCGCTGAGCCCGTCTCTGCTTGCTGACAGTATCCGCCAATCTTCACAGCAAAATCGTATTCAAAAACGTGGCTTACAAGATCTTGCTGAACTGCGTAATTTCCTAGTTACACCTTCAACCTCGGCTATTTTTGATATTCCGTGGGTACCTGTCTTTCTACTTATCCTCTTTTTACTTCATCCCTATATCGGCGCTGTTGCTCTTATTGGTAGCTTAATTTTTGCTGTATTGGCTGTGTTAATGATGTACGCCGCCCGCAAGCCCAGCGGACATTCACAAGATTTAGCTGCTAAAACCAGCATGGAACTCAATGATTATCTGCGTAATGCGCCCACGCTTCGTGCGATGGGAATGGCTGATAATGTCGGTAATATTTGGAATAAACGTAATAGCGAGCAGCTTGATTTACAGTGGCAACTGAATTCACGTACTGGACAGTTATTAGCGGTTAGTCGCTACTTTCGGACTTTATTGCAAGTGGTGATTCTAACGGTTGGTGTGATGCTAGCGTTGGATCAACAAATCGGAACGGGAGCCATTATTGCGAGCTCTATTTTGATGGCGCGGGTATTAGCGCCGTTTGAACAAGCCGTGAGTGGCTGGAAAGGATGGTATAGCGCTTATCAGGCATATCATCGTTTGAAAAATATGGAATGTAGTAAAGCGCAGCAAGCAAAAACGGCTTTGCCTGAACCCAGAGGGGAATTATTGCTAAAACAGGTTGGGTTGAAGTTTGATACCCAGAAAGAGCCTGTTTTGCAGAACATTAGCTTTAAGCTCGGGGCAGGGAATGCACTGGCAATTATGGGGAATAGTGGTTCAGGAAAATCGACCTTAGCAGCATTGATTATGGGGATCCATAAGCCATCGATGGGGGCGATAAAAATTGATGGAGCAGCACTGGAGCTTTGGCCAGAAGAGCAGTTTGGTCGCCATATTGGTTATTTACCCCAAGAAGTCGGTTTATTAGCAGGAACGGTGGCAGAGAATATCTGCCGATTTAGCGAGGCATCTGCTGACGATATTATTCATGCGGCTCGGTTAGCCTGTGTTCATGAGCTGATTATTTCTTTACCTAAAGGCTATGATACCTATTTAGGCGAAGGTGGCATGCAGCTCTCGGGGGGGCAAAAGCAACGGATTGGGTTAGCGCGTGCCATTTTCTCTAATCCGAGTGTTCTGGTGCTGGATGAACCGAATTCAAATTTGGATCCTGAAGGGGAAGTCGCACTGGCAATCGTGCTGCAATATTGTAAAGAAAATAGCATTACAGTCGTGATGATAAGCCACCGCCCTGGCTTCTTACGGCAGATGGACTGGGTGATTGTGCTTAAAGATGGAAAGATCGAAAAAGCAGGCACCTGCGATAAGTTCTTGGGGGCGATGTCTGAAGTTGATGGAGCGGACAAAGTCACGGCGAGTACGAGTCGCCCTTCATCAGCGGCCCAAGTAGGAGGTGCGCGTGGATAA